In the Streptomyces fradiae ATCC 10745 = DSM 40063 genome, CCTGGAGGTCGGCGTTGACGACACCGATCCGCTCGCGGGCCAGCTCGTACGCCTTGACGCTGGCGCGCCGGAAGAAGAACGTCCCGATGATCAGCACCGGCAGCGTCGCGAAGACGACGAGGGCCAGCTGCACGTCGATGACGAGCAGCGCGACCATGATCCCGAAGAAGGTGACGACGGAGACGAAGGCGGTGACGAGGCCGGTCTGGAGGAACGTGGACAGGGCGTCCACGTCGGTCGTCATCCGGGTCATGATCCGGCCGGTCAGCTCGCGCTCGTAGTAGTCGAGGCCGAGCCGCTGGAGCTGGGCGAAGATCTTCAGGCGGAGCGCGTACAGCACGCGCTCGCCGGTCCGCCCGGTCATGCGGATCTCACCCGTCTGGGCGATCCACTGCACGACGACGGTGAGCAGCGCCAGCGCGGAGGCCGCCCACACCGCGCCGAGCGCGAGGCGGGTGACGCCCTCGTCGATGCCGTGCCGGATCAGCACGGGCAGCAGCAGGCCCATGCCCGCGTCGACGGCGACGAGGAGCAGGCTGAACAGCAGCGGCAGCCCGAAGCCGCGCAGCAGCCGGCGCAGCCCGTACGACTCCTCGGGCCGTACGGCGGCCGCCTCGTCCACCTCGGGCGTGTCGGCCGCCGGGGGCAGCGCCGCCACCTGGGCGAGCAGCTGCGGGGTGGCGCCGGGCGTCCGGTCGGGGCCGGGCCCGGCGGCGTCGCGGTCCCACAGGGCGGGGGTGATGCCGCGCTCGGCGTCGTACTCCGCGTCCAGCTCGTCGCGTACGGAGGTGTCGCCCTCCTCGTCCGCGCCGGCGGGCCGGAGGTGGCCGGGCGAGACGCCGCCCAGCTCGTCGGGGTCGGTGAGCAGCCGCCGGTACAGGGCGGAGCGCTCCTGGAGCTCCTCGTGGGTGCCGATGTCGGCGAGCCGGCCGCCGTCGAGGACGGCGATGCGGTCGGCGAGGTTCAGCGTGGAGCGGCGGTGGGCGATGAGCAGCGTGGTGCGCCCGGCCATGACGGAGCGCAGCGCCTCGTGGATCTCGTGCTCCACGCGGGCGTCGACGGCGGAGGTGGCGTCGTCGAGGAGGAGCAGCCGGGGGTCGGTGAGGATGGCGCGGGCCAGGGCGATGCGCTGGCGCTGCCCGCCGGAGAGGGTGAGGCCGTGCTCGCCGACGGTCGTGTCGTAGCCGCGGGGCAGGTCGGCGATGAAGCGGTCGGCGCGGGCGGCGCGCGCGGCGGCCTCGATCTCCGCGTCGGTGGCGTCGGGCCGCCCGTAGGCGATGTTGGCGCGGACCGTGTCGGAGAAGAGGAAGCTGTCCTCGGGGACGAGCCCGATGGCGTCGCGCAGGGAGCGCAGGGTCAGGTCGCGCACGTCGTGGCCGCCGACGCGGACGGCGCCGCCGGTGACGTCGTAGAAGCGGGGCAGGAGGAGGGAGACGGTGGACTTGCCGCTGCCGGACGCGCCGACGACGGCGACGGTCTCGCCGGGGCGGATGGTGAGGGAGAAGCCGTCGAGGACGGGCGGCACGCCGTCGCCGTCGTCGCCGTCCGGCCCGTCGCCGCTCCCACTCCTGTCCTTCGCCCCGCTTCCGCCCTGGTAGGAGAAGGTCACGTCGTCGAACTCGACGCCGGCGGGGGCGTCGGCGGGCAGGTCGCGGGCGCCGTCGGCCAGGGACGGCTCGGTGTCGATCAGCTCCAGGACGCGTTCGACGCCGGCGCGGGCCTGCTGGCCGACGGTGAGGACCATGGCGAGCATCCGGACCGGGCCGACGAGCTGGGCGAGGTACGTGGAGAACGCGACGAACGTACCGAGCGTGATCTCCCCGCGGGTGGCCAGCCAGCCGCCGAGGGCGAGCATGGCGACCTGTCCGAGCGCGGGGACCGCCTGGAGGGCGGGGGTGTAGCGGCTGTTGAGGCGGATGGTGCGCAGCCGCGCGGCGAACAGCTCACGGCTCGCCGTGCCGAGCTTGCCGGCCTCCTGGTCCTCCTGGCCGAAGCCCTTGACGACGCGTACGCCGCTGACGGCGCCGTCCACGACGCCCGCGACGTGCCCGGCCTGGGCCTGGGCGTACCAGGTGGAGGGGTGGAGGCGGACGCGGCTGCGCTTGGCGATGATCCACAGGGCGGGCGCGACGGCGAGGACGACGAGGGTGAGGGGGAGCGACAGCCAGGCCATGACGCCGAGGCTGAGGAAGAAGAGGAGGAAGTTCCCGATGGTCATCGGGAGCATGAAGAGCAGGCTCTGCACCAGTTGCAGGTCGCTGGTGGCGCGGCCGACGACCTGGCCGGTGGACAGCTCGTCCTGGCGCCGCCCGTCGAGGCGGGTGATCGTGCCGTACATCTCGGTGCGCAGGTCGTGCTGGACGTCGAGCGCGAGCCGCCCGCCGTAGTAGCGGCGGACGTACGTCAGGGCGTACACGGCGAGGGCGGCGGCGATCAGGACGCCGATCCACAGGCCGAGGGAGCCGCTGCCCTCACCGATCACGTCATCGATGACGATCTTGGTGACGAGGGGGACGAACGCCATGACGGCCATGCCGCCCAGCGAGGAGGCGAGGGCGAGCACGACGTCGAGCCGGTGCCGCCAGGCGTATCCCCACAGCCGCTTGGCCCACCCCTGCCCGGCCGCCCCCGCCGGCTGCCCGGCCGCCGGCTGCCCGGCCGGCCGCTGCCCGGCCGGCAGCGGTCCTGTGCGCTGCCCGGCCGCCCGTTGCCCCGCCGCCTGTTTGTCCCCCGCCGCCGACACCACGTTCCGGCCTCCCGTTTCGCCCGTTTCCGCTGATCTACCGCAAGGCACCAACAGGGCCCGATCCGATTTTCATCCCGGCACGGCCCCGACTCCCCCGAAGACCGTCCTTTCGGCCTAGGTCTCCCGCGGGGCGGGCCGGCCGGACCACCCCACGGAGGAGCCGAGGGCTACTGTCCGGAAGGTTCCGATAAGGGGGATTCGCGCGAACCATGGAGGCCGACCGATGTCCCAGGCACTCACCCCCAAGGGCGAGCTCGCCGTCCGCGCCGCCGCACCCCGGGAGTCGGGCCCCGGCGAGCTGACGGTGGCCCTCTACCCCTACGTCCCGGACCCCCAGCTCTTCCAGGACAAGGTGTCGCAGGCCTGGGCGGCGCTCGGCACGGGGTACGCGCTGTCGTTCCAGACGTACGACCCCTACAGCGGGCCACCGGCACCCACCATCGACGTCTTCGCCTTCGACTGCTCCTTCTCCGGCTCCCTCGTCGGGGAATACGCCGTCTCCCCTCTGCGGCCCGACGAGGTCGACAGCCCGGAGGACCTGTACCGGTTCGCACGGGACGCGGCGACGGGCCCCGACGGCCACTTCGTGGGAATCCCGTACCTGGGGTGCTGCAGCACCCTCTACTACCGGGACGGCGACCAGCCCCTCGGCAAGCCGGAGCTGTCACTCGACGCGCTGTTCGCCGTTCTCGGGGCGGCCCCGTACCCCGAGAAGGAGATTCCCGCGCCCGGACAGGGCCTCATCGTCGAGCTGAGGGGCTCCACCACCGACGCCTGCATGTACCAGCAGGCATGGGAGCAGCTGAACGGCGGATGCGTACCCGAGCCCCCGCTCCCGGCAGCCGACAGGCTCGACACCCGGGCGCTCGACGCGCTGCGCAAGCTCGTCAAGATGGCGGGCGTGGCCCAGGCGGCCTTCAGGGACCCCGGCTCGCAGCGCGTCAAGTGGTTCGAGGCGGGGCTCGGACGGGCGATGGTGGGCTTCACGGAGTGGCTGCCCTCCATGAGCCCCGGTCTGCGCAAGACCGTCGAGCTCCGCGCCCTGCCGCTCGGGCCGGGCAGGCCGACGCCGTGCTACGCGGACGCCATCGGCATCAGGCCCGGCCTCGAAGGCGAGGACCGCGCCGCGGCCGTGCGGCTGGCCAACCTCGTCGCCTCGTCGGACCTCCTCCAGAGCGCCGTGAGCTCCCAGTACCTGGTGCCGGCCCGCGTCAGCGCGCTGAGGAACCTGGCCCAGCGGGATCCGGTGTACGCGAGGATCCAGAGGATGCTGGACGCGGCCGACCCCTGCGGCTTCCGGCTCGGCCCAGGCGGCCGGCTGTGGATCAGGGAAGTGGGGCCGAAGATCGTGAGCGGCCTGCTCGGCATCTCCATGGTCACACCCCCGGTGTCGGCACTCTCCGCCGAGGCGCCGGACGCGTTCGAGTCCACCCCGGCCGGGATCTGGCGCCGCGGCTTCTAGCGTCGCGCCTCACGACGCGGGGCGGGGTCCGGCGCGCGGCCTGGTGAGCCGGGAGCGCGCCGGACCGGGGGCGGCCACGGACTCGCGCGACCGGGCGGGGCCGGGGCCCCGGGATGACGGGCGGCGGGGCGCCGCCACGGGGGGAGTCGCGCCCCACGGCGGGGCGGAGACGGAGGTACGGCGGACCCGGCGGGCGGAGTCGGGGGACGGCCGCCCCGGCGTGGACGGGGCACACCGCTCAGCCCCTCCGGGCCCTCAGCCCCTTCAACCCCTCCCGGCCCTGCCCCCCTTCAGCCCCCTCCCGGCCCTCGGGGCACTGCGGAGCCCTCGGGCACTGCGGAGCCCTCGGGCCCTGCGGAGCCCGCGAGACCCTCAGGGCGCCGTCGCCGCGCGTGCGGACCTGCGCGGCGGACCTGCGCGGCGGACCTGCGCGGCGGACCGCATGCCGCGCCGTCCGAGGCGGCGCCGCAGCCGACGGCGATCTTGCGCGGCGCGCCGCGCCGCACGGCGCGGAGTGCTGCCGCACAGGCCCTCGCGGGGCCATGCTCGCCACGTCCATGACAATGTCACAGGACCGACCCGTCCCGTTCACACGCGGGTCGGCGCCGGCATGGCAGTCTCCCCTTGCCCGGCGGTCAACTCGCGTAGATCGCCGAAACGTTTCCTCGCCGTGTCCCTTCGCGTCCCCCTCGTCCCCCCTCGTCCCCTCGTGTCCCCACCTCGGGAAAGGACTCCCCCATGCCGTCATCCCCGGCCGCCCCCGCCCGCCGCTGGAGGGTTCCCGTGCTGGCCGCCGCCGCGCTGCTGGTGGGCGTGACCGTACCGGGCGCCGCCGCGGCCCCGGCCCCGCTCCCGGCCCCCGAGGCGACCGCCTCGGCCGGCACGGCCACGGCGTCCGCCGCCGTCACCGCGTACGACGACACCTACTACGCGCCCGCCGTCGGCAAGACCGGCAGCAGCCTCAAGAGCGCCCTGCACTCGATCATCCGCGACCAGGCGAAGATCTCGTACTCGGCGGTGTGGACGGCCCTCAAGGAGACCGACGAGGACCCCGCCAACAGCGCCAACGTCCGCCTCCTCTACAGCGGCACCTCCCGCTCCAAGTCCCTCAACGGCGGCGACCTCGGCGACTGGAACCGCGAGCACGTGTGGGCCAAGTCCCACGGCGACTTCGGCACCGCCACGGGCCCCGGCACCGACCTCCACCACCTGCGCCCCGCCGACGTGAAGACCAACAGCATCCGGGGCAACAAGGACTTCGACATGGGCGGCAGCGCGGTCAGCGGCGCCCCCGGCAACTACACCGACTCGGACAGCTTCGAGCCGCGCGCCGCCGACAAGGGCGACGTCGCCCGCATGATCCTCTACATGGCCGTCCGGTACGAGGGCACCGACGGCTGGCCGGACCTGGAGCCCAACAACTCCGTCAGCAACGGCAGCGCCCCGCTCCACGGCCGCCTCTCGGTGCTCAAGCAGTGGAACGAGCAGGACCCGCCGGACGCGTTCGAGCGCAAGCGCAACGACCTGATCTTCAGCAAGTACCAGTACAACCGGAACCCGTTCATCGACCACCCGGAGTGGGTCGAGGCCATCTGGTGACCTCCTCCTGAGTGGTGACGCCCCGTCAGTCCTCCGTGTGGGTCGGCGCGAACATGCGGAGGACCGCCGGGAGCACCACCACCGAAGGACCGGGCGCCGCCAGGGCCTCGCGCAGGTCGCCCTCCAATTCCTCGGGCGTGGTCCGCCTCGCCGGCACGCCGAACGACTCCGCCAGCGCCTCGAAGTCGGGGCGCGCCAGCTCCGTGCCCGTGGCCCGGCCGTACGACTCCGTCATGTACTCGCGCAGGATGCCGTAGCCGCCGTCGTCCACGATCAGCCAGGTCACCGGCAGGTCGTGCTGGCGGGCCGTGGCCAGCTCGGCGACCGAGTAGAGGGCGCCGCCGTCGCCGGAGACCGCCAGGACCGGGCGGTCCGGGTCGGCCGCGGCGGCGCCCAGCGCGGCCGGGTAGGCGTAGCCGAGGCCGCCCGCGCCCTGCGCCGAGTGCATGGTGCCGGGCCGCCGCGGGTCGAACGCCGACCACGCCCAGTACGCCAGGATCGTCATGTCCCAGAAGGACGGCGCCGTGTCGGGCAGCGCCTTCCGCACGGCCGCGAGGACCTGCCGCTCCAGGGTGAGGCCCTGCGCGTCGATCCGCTCGCGTACGGCCTCCAGCACCGCCCGTACGCGCTCCGGCGCGGCCGGGTCGTGCCGCTCCTCCACCGTCTCCAGCAGCGCCGACAGGGCGAGGCGGGCGTCGGCGTGGATGCCGAGCGCCGGGTGGTTGGACTCCAGTTTCCCGAGGTCGGCCTCGATCTGCACGACCCGGCCGCGCGGGTGGAACGTGTGGTAGTTGGACGACAGTTCGCCCAGGCCGGAGCCGACGACCAGCAGGACGTCCGCGTCCTCGAGGAAGTCCGTGGTGTGCCGGTCCTCCAGCCACGACTGGAGCGACAGGGGGTGCTCCCACGGGAAGGCGCCCTTGCCCCCGAAGGTCGTCACGACCGGCGCCGACAGCCGCTCGGCCAGCGCCCGCAGCTTCGTGGCGGCGTCCGACCGCACGACCCCGCCGCCCGCGACGATCGCCGGGCGCTCGGCCCGCGACAGCCAGTGCGCGGCCAGCGCGGTCAGCTCCGGACGGGGCACCAGGTCGTGCGGGGTGGCGTCCGGCGCGGTCACGACCGGCAGGTCCGTCGGCGCGGCCAGCACGTCGGCCGGGATCTCCACCCACACGGGGCCGTGCGGGGCGGTCAGCGCCGACTCCCACGCCGCGGCGACGGCGGAGGGGATCTGGCTCGCCGTACGGGCCTCGTGCACGGACTTCACGACGTCCCGGAACGACGCCCGCTGGTCGCGCAGCTCGTGCAGGTACCCGTGGCGCCCGCCGCCGAGGCCCCGCGCGGGGACCTGCGCGCCGATGGCGACGACCGGTGCCGACGCCGCGGCGGCCTCCTGGAGGGCGGGCAGCGCGGTCAGCGCGCCGGGCCCGGCGGACAGCAGGAGCGGGGCGGCCTCGCCGGTGACCCGGCCGTACGCGTCGGCGGCGAAGCCCGCGTTGTTCTCGACGCGCAGCCCCACGTACGTGAGGTCGGAGCGGCCGAGCGCGTCGAACAGCGCCAGCGCGTGCTGCCCCGGCAGCCCGAACACGGTGGTCGCGCCGAGCCCGCGCAGGGTCTCGATCACGAGGTCCCCGCCGGTGCGGCCGGGCGGGGCGCTCAGCGCCGCGGCCGTCTGGGCGGCGGTGGGCCGCAGAACGAGGTCGTGGTCGTGCGTCATGGTCTCCGGGCTCCTGGGCGGTACGGCGGCACGCGACCGCGCGGCACGGTCCGGCCCCGCAGGGAGCGGTCATCCCCTGCGGGCGTGCCGGTCCTGTGACGGGCGGCCGTCCCGTACGAGGTGCGGGTCCCGTAGGGCCGGCGCGTCCCCTACGGGCGTTCCGGCCCCTAGGGGATGGTGCACCCCCCAAGGGGCGGTACGCCCCCTAGGGGCATGCTGATCCCGTAAGGGCCACCGGTGCCCCAAGAGGCGATCGGTCCCGCAGGGGGCGGGGCGACCCTACAAGACCGGCCGCGACCCGCACGGGAGCCGCGACCGCCCGTACGGCGAGGCGCTCCCCTGCCCGACGGTGTGGCTCACGCCCCGGCGGTGCGGGCCGCCGCGATCTGGCGGGACATGATCGTGGTCAGCTCGTACGCCGTGTGGGACGCGGCGACGGAGGTGATCTCGGCGTGGTCGTACGCGGGGGCGACCTCCACCACGTCGGCGGAGACCAGGTTGCAGGACGCCAGGCCGCGCAGGATCTCCAGCAGCTCGCGGGAGGTCATGCCGCCCGCCTCGGGCGTGCCGGTGCCGGGGGCGTGGGCCGGGTCGAGGCAGTCGATGTCGATGGAGATGTACAGCGGGCGGTCGCCGATGCGCTGGCGGAGCTGGTCGGCGACCTCGTCGACGCCCCGGCGGTACACGTCCGCGGAGGTGACGATGCCGAAGCCCATCTTCTCGTCGTCCGTGAGGTCCTGCTTGCCGTACAGCGGGCCGCGCGTGCCGACGTGGGAGAGCGCCTCGGTGTCGAGGATGCCCTCCTCGACGGCCCGGCGGAACGGCGTGCCGTGGGTGTACTCGGCGCCGAAGTAGGTGTCCCAGGTGTCGAGGTGGGCGTCGAAGTGGAGCAGCGCGACCGGGCCGTGCTTCTTGGCGACCGAGCGCAGCAGCGGCAGGGCGATGGTGTGGTCGCCGCCCAGCGTCATCAGGCGGGCGCCGGTGCCGAGGAGGTCGTCGGCGGCGGCCTCGATCGTCTCGACGGCCTCGTTGATGTTGAACGGGTTGACCGCGATGTCGCCGCCGTCCGCGACCTGGGCGAGCGCGAACGGGGAGGCGTCCTGGGCCGGGTTGTAGGGGCGCAGCAGGCGGGACGCCTCGCGGATGGCGTTGCCGCCGAAGCGGGCGCCGGGGCGGTAGGAGACGCCCGAGTCGAAGGGCACGCCGACCACGGCGACGTCGGCGGTGCCGACCTCGTCGAGGCGGGGCAGGCGGGCGAACGTCGCCGGTCCGGCGTAGCGCGGGACGCGGGAGGAGTCGATGGGACCGCGGGGCGTGCCGCTGGTGCTGCTCATGTGGGGTGCCTTCTTTCCTGCGCTCGCGCCGTACGTCGCACACACGGCGTCCATGGACACGACGGTACGGCCGCCGGACCCCCCGTAGAAGTGTACGTTTCTTCCATTCGGGGGTCGCGGAGTGGAGGAAGCGTCCATGACGGAGCGGACCGAGGCAGCGGAACCGGCGGGACCGGTGGGACCTGGGGGGCCGGCGGGGCCTGCGGAGGCGGTGGCGCCTGCGGGGCCGGCGGAGGCGGTGGTGCCGTTCGGGCCGCCCGTGCGGCTGGCGGCGCTGCTGGCCCGGCGCGAGCTGGGCCTGCGCCTGGTGGCGGGCGATCCGGGGGCCGAGCTGCACTGGGTGCACACCTCGGAGATGGCCGACCCGTACCCGTACCTGCTCGGCGGTGAGCTGCTGCTCACGGCGGGGGTGCAGCTGGCGGACGCGGGGGCGGACCCGGAGCGGTTCGTGGCGCGGGCGGCGCAGGCGGGCGCGGCGGCGCTGGGGTTCGGGGTGACACCGGTGTACGACACGGTGCCGGAGGCGCTGGCGGCGGCGTGCGCGCGGCACGGGCTGCCGCTGGTGGAGGTGGAACCGGGTACGACGTTCGCGGCGGTCGCGCGGGCGGTGTGGCGGCTGAGGGCGGACGCGCGGCTGCACGAGCTGCGCCGGGTGACGGACGCGCAGCGGGCGCTGGCGACGGCGGCGGCGCGGCCCGGTCCGGTGCCGGCGGTGCTGAAGGTGCTGGCGGGGCGGCTGGGCGGGTGGGCCGCGCTGTACGCGCCGGACGGCTCCGAGTACGCGGCGGCCGGGCGGGGGCTCACCCCGGAGGAGGCGGCGGCGCTGTCCCGGCTGGTGGCGGTGGTGGCACGGGCGGAGCGCCGCCCGTCGTCGGCGTCGGACACGGTCGCGGCCGGGGGCGCGGTGGGCCCCGGCGGTGGTGCGGGCGGCGCCGGGGGCGGGGCGGGTGCCCCCGGCACGGCAGGCGGTACGGGTGGCTCCGGTACGGAGGGCGACCCCGGCGCGGTGGCGGCACGCGGTACGGGCGGTCCCGGCACGGCAGGCGGTCCGGCCGGCCCCGGCCCCGGCACGGCAGGCGCTCCGGCCGGCCCCGGCCCCGGTGGCGCCTCCAGGGGCGTGCGGCTCGTCGCGTACAGCCTGGGCACCGGCCGGGAGGGCCTGACGCTCGGCCTGGCGCTGGCGCGGCACGAGGAGGCCGACCAGCGGATCGCCGAGACCGCCATGGTGCTGCTGTCCCTGCTGACCGCGCCCCACCAGGGCGCCGACGAGGCCACCCGGTCGGCCGCGCTGGTACGGCTCCTGCTGGGCGCCCGCCCCGAGGAGGTGGCGCCGCTGCTGGGCGAGGCGCCCTGGACGGTGGTGCACGCGCGCGGCGGCGACGGGCAGGCCCCGCCCGCGCTGGGCACCCCCCTCGTGGACGCGGCCGGGGGCACCGTACGGGCGCTGCTCCCGGCCGGCCGGGAGGCGGAGCCGCAGCCGGGCTGGACCCTGGGGGTGAGCGCCCCGGCCGGGCCCGGGTCGCTGGAGGCGGCCGACGCCCAGGCGGCCCGCGCCCTGCGCCGCGCGGAGGCCGCGCACACGGGCCTGGCCCGCCACCGGGCGGGCGGCCTGGACGCCCTGGTGGATCCGGCCGAGGCGGACGCGCACGCCCGCGCCCTGCTGGGCCCGCTCCTGGACAGCCCGGCCCTGCTGGAGACCCTGCGGGTGTGGCTGTCCCTGCACGGCGGCTGGGACCGCACGGCCACCGCCCTGGGCGTCCACCGCAACACGGTCCGCCAGCGCGTCGCCCGCTGCGCGACCCTGCTGGACGCGGACCTGGAGGACGCGCAGACCCGTATGGAGCTGTGGTTCGCGCTGCGGCGGCTGTGAGGTGGGGCGGGCGGGCGGGGCGTGCGGGGCCTGGCGGACCTGGGACGCCAGCTCCTGTGATCCGGCGAGGGAGAACACCACGTCCGTTCCGGGGTGCCGCCCGCGGGGCGGGCGGTTCGGCCCCTGGCGCGCCGGGAGCCGGACGGTGGCCGGAGGTCGCGCGGGGGCTCAGGTCCCGTGCGTCGCCAGGCAGAAGGGGTGGCCCGCCGGGTCCAGGAGCACCCGCCACACGTCGGGGCGCGGCTGGAAGGAGGGCAGGACGGCGCCCAGGGCGAGCATCCTCTCCTGCGCGGCGTCCAGGTCGTCGACGCCCAGTTCGAGGTGGGCCTGCTTGCTGTGGGAGGGGTCGGGCCAGGCCGGGGGTCGGTAGCCCGCCTGGCGGACGAAGCCCAGCCCCGGGGCCCCCTCCCGCCCCAGCAGGACGAAGTCGTCGCTGCGGTACAGCACGGGCAGGCCCAGGGCCTCGCCGTAGAAGCGGGCCAGCTCGGCCGGGTCGGGGCAGTCGAAGTCGCAGGAGAGGAGACGGATCTCTGGGGTGCTCATGGGACCGGACCGTAGGCCATGACCCTGACAGGACGTGTCCTGGTCGTACGGGACACTGGCTGCTCGTGACCACGACCTCCTCCCGCCTGCTGCGCCTGGTGTCGCTGCTGTCCGCGCGTCCCGAGTGGACCTGCCGCCAGCTGGCCGAACGCATGGCGGTCACCGACCGCACGGTCCGCCGCGACATCGCCCGGCTGCGGGACCTCGGCTACGGGGTCGAGTCCGCCCCCGGCCCCTGGGGCGGCTACCGGCTGAGCCCCGGCACCCGGA is a window encoding:
- a CDS encoding endonuclease I family protein yields the protein MPSSPAAPARRWRVPVLAAAALLVGVTVPGAAAAPAPLPAPEATASAGTATASAAVTAYDDTYYAPAVGKTGSSLKSALHSIIRDQAKISYSAVWTALKETDEDPANSANVRLLYSGTSRSKSLNGGDLGDWNREHVWAKSHGDFGTATGPGTDLHHLRPADVKTNSIRGNKDFDMGGSAVSGAPGNYTDSDSFEPRAADKGDVARMILYMAVRYEGTDGWPDLEPNNSVSNGSAPLHGRLSVLKQWNEQDPPDAFERKRNDLIFSKYQYNRNPFIDHPEWVEAIW
- a CDS encoding ABC transporter ATP-binding protein; its protein translation is MPAGQRPAGQPAAGQPAGAAGQGWAKRLWGYAWRHRLDVVLALASSLGGMAVMAFVPLVTKIVIDDVIGEGSGSLGLWIGVLIAAALAVYALTYVRRYYGGRLALDVQHDLRTEMYGTITRLDGRRQDELSTGQVVGRATSDLQLVQSLLFMLPMTIGNFLLFFLSLGVMAWLSLPLTLVVLAVAPALWIIAKRSRVRLHPSTWYAQAQAGHVAGVVDGAVSGVRVVKGFGQEDQEAGKLGTASRELFAARLRTIRLNSRYTPALQAVPALGQVAMLALGGWLATRGEITLGTFVAFSTYLAQLVGPVRMLAMVLTVGQQARAGVERVLELIDTEPSLADGARDLPADAPAGVEFDDVTFSYQGGSGAKDRSGSGDGPDGDDGDGVPPVLDGFSLTIRPGETVAVVGASGSGKSTVSLLLPRFYDVTGGAVRVGGHDVRDLTLRSLRDAIGLVPEDSFLFSDTVRANIAYGRPDATDAEIEAAARAARADRFIADLPRGYDTTVGEHGLTLSGGQRQRIALARAILTDPRLLLLDDATSAVDARVEHEIHEALRSVMAGRTTLLIAHRRSTLNLADRIAVLDGGRLADIGTHEELQERSALYRRLLTDPDELGGVSPGHLRPAGADEEGDTSVRDELDAEYDAERGITPALWDRDAAGPGPDRTPGATPQLLAQVAALPPAADTPEVDEAAAVRPEESYGLRRLLRGFGLPLLFSLLLVAVDAGMGLLLPVLIRHGIDEGVTRLALGAVWAASALALLTVVVQWIAQTGEIRMTGRTGERVLYALRLKIFAQLQRLGLDYYERELTGRIMTRMTTDVDALSTFLQTGLVTAFVSVVTFFGIMVALLVIDVQLALVVFATLPVLIIGTFFFRRASVKAYELARERIGVVNADLQETVAGLRIVQAFRRERSGADRFTERSLEYRQARVRGQWLISVYFPFVQLLSSLAAAAVLVVGAGRIEAGTLTAGALVAYLLYIDLFFAPVQQLSQVFDGYQQAAVSLRRVQDLLREPTSTPPAADPRPVPALKGEIAFEDVSFAYGDEEEALTGIDLRIPAGQTVAFVGETGAGKSTLVKLVARFYDPTSGRVTADGTDLRELDLTAYRRRLGVVPQEAYLFPGTVRDAIAYGRPDATDAEVEAAARAVGAHDMIATLEGGYLHGVAERGRNLSAGQRQLIALARAELVDPDVLLLDEATAALDLATEAQVNAATQRLAGRRTTLVVAHRLTTAARADRVVVMDGGRAVEDGTHEELLARDGRYAALWRTFVGEPEHVG
- a CDS encoding thiamine pyrophosphate-binding protein translates to MTHDHDLVLRPTAAQTAAALSAPPGRTGGDLVIETLRGLGATTVFGLPGQHALALFDALGRSDLTYVGLRVENNAGFAADAYGRVTGEAAPLLLSAGPGALTALPALQEAAAASAPVVAIGAQVPARGLGGGRHGYLHELRDQRASFRDVVKSVHEARTASQIPSAVAAAWESALTAPHGPVWVEIPADVLAAPTDLPVVTAPDATPHDLVPRPELTALAAHWLSRAERPAIVAGGGVVRSDAATKLRALAERLSAPVVTTFGGKGAFPWEHPLSLQSWLEDRHTTDFLEDADVLLVVGSGLGELSSNYHTFHPRGRVVQIEADLGKLESNHPALGIHADARLALSALLETVEERHDPAAPERVRAVLEAVRERIDAQGLTLERQVLAAVRKALPDTAPSFWDMTILAYWAWSAFDPRRPGTMHSAQGAGGLGYAYPAALGAAAADPDRPVLAVSGDGGALYSVAELATARQHDLPVTWLIVDDGGYGILREYMTESYGRATGTELARPDFEALAESFGVPARRTTPEELEGDLREALAAPGPSVVVLPAVLRMFAPTHTED
- the speB gene encoding agmatinase — its product is MSSTSGTPRGPIDSSRVPRYAGPATFARLPRLDEVGTADVAVVGVPFDSGVSYRPGARFGGNAIREASRLLRPYNPAQDASPFALAQVADGGDIAVNPFNINEAVETIEAAADDLLGTGARLMTLGGDHTIALPLLRSVAKKHGPVALLHFDAHLDTWDTYFGAEYTHGTPFRRAVEEGILDTEALSHVGTRGPLYGKQDLTDDEKMGFGIVTSADVYRRGVDEVADQLRQRIGDRPLYISIDIDCLDPAHAPGTGTPEAGGMTSRELLEILRGLASCNLVSADVVEVAPAYDHAEITSVAASHTAYELTTIMSRQIAAARTAGA
- the bcmE gene encoding thiamine pyridinylase, producing MSQALTPKGELAVRAAAPRESGPGELTVALYPYVPDPQLFQDKVSQAWAALGTGYALSFQTYDPYSGPPAPTIDVFAFDCSFSGSLVGEYAVSPLRPDEVDSPEDLYRFARDAATGPDGHFVGIPYLGCCSTLYYRDGDQPLGKPELSLDALFAVLGAAPYPEKEIPAPGQGLIVELRGSTTDACMYQQAWEQLNGGCVPEPPLPAADRLDTRALDALRKLVKMAGVAQAAFRDPGSQRVKWFEAGLGRAMVGFTEWLPSMSPGLRKTVELRALPLGPGRPTPCYADAIGIRPGLEGEDRAAAVRLANLVASSDLLQSAVSSQYLVPARVSALRNLAQRDPVYARIQRMLDAADPCGFRLGPGGRLWIREVGPKIVSGLLGISMVTPPVSALSAEAPDAFESTPAGIWRRGF
- a CDS encoding VOC family protein; translation: MSTPEIRLLSCDFDCPDPAELARFYGEALGLPVLYRSDDFVLLGREGAPGLGFVRQAGYRPPAWPDPSHSKQAHLELGVDDLDAAQERMLALGAVLPSFQPRPDVWRVLLDPAGHPFCLATHGT
- a CDS encoding PucR family transcriptional regulator — its product is MTERTEAAEPAGPVGPGGPAGPAEAVAPAGPAEAVVPFGPPVRLAALLARRELGLRLVAGDPGAELHWVHTSEMADPYPYLLGGELLLTAGVQLADAGADPERFVARAAQAGAAALGFGVTPVYDTVPEALAAACARHGLPLVEVEPGTTFAAVARAVWRLRADARLHELRRVTDAQRALATAAARPGPVPAVLKVLAGRLGGWAALYAPDGSEYAAAGRGLTPEEAAALSRLVAVVARAERRPSSASDTVAAGGAVGPGGGAGGAGGGAGAPGTAGGTGGSGTEGDPGAVAARGTGGPGTAGGPAGPGPGTAGAPAGPGPGGASRGVRLVAYSLGTGREGLTLGLALARHEEADQRIAETAMVLLSLLTAPHQGADEATRSAALVRLLLGARPEEVAPLLGEAPWTVVHARGGDGQAPPALGTPLVDAAGGTVRALLPAGREAEPQPGWTLGVSAPAGPGSLEAADAQAARALRRAEAAHTGLARHRAGGLDALVDPAEADAHARALLGPLLDSPALLETLRVWLSLHGGWDRTATALGVHRNTVRQRVARCATLLDADLEDAQTRMELWFALRRL